In one Corallococcus sp. EGB genomic region, the following are encoded:
- a CDS encoding tetratricopeptide repeat protein: MISPAELERLRRKVEAGEVLSGAELEALRAEAARTPGPTLRLTVAHALVNANAEREALPLMQALRRDFPKDLQVRLGLARALLGLERHREAEAELREALVLSPGDPEALKVLAVLALRQGEGARARAYVAEAVERDPFDEEAKLLRAELEAADLPPPPAPEEQVLRPEFTAALTAALGRAGIAFRRQGRDLLVKLASGGVGRVDVGSLYAAYQEAPGTQGLTAHVEALASRLGGLSSGVGAAGVSLDALRPVLRPSGFVAGTQGALFRPGPAGLEVFYVLEDAEFMRYLPASALKDAGLTLEAVDAAAWHNLEPRPADVRPVVIDQGEVRLAEAFSGVWAVAGGDGHDGARLLTKSQRRRLDAATGGGPLRVSLGRREMALLCRDADGESVRRLAELGHAPDGVPGLFVLDGDALRAA, from the coding sequence GTGATTTCCCCGGCGGAACTGGAGCGCCTGCGCCGCAAGGTGGAGGCGGGTGAAGTGCTCAGCGGCGCGGAGCTGGAGGCGCTGCGTGCGGAGGCCGCGCGGACTCCCGGACCTACGCTGCGCCTCACCGTGGCGCATGCGCTGGTCAACGCGAACGCGGAGCGCGAAGCCCTGCCGTTGATGCAGGCGCTGCGGCGTGACTTCCCCAAGGACCTCCAGGTGCGCCTGGGGCTCGCTCGCGCGCTGCTGGGGCTGGAGCGGCATCGGGAGGCGGAGGCCGAGCTGCGCGAGGCGCTGGTCCTGAGCCCCGGCGACCCGGAGGCCCTCAAGGTGCTGGCCGTGCTCGCGCTGCGGCAGGGCGAGGGTGCGCGCGCCCGCGCCTACGTGGCCGAGGCCGTGGAGCGGGACCCCTTCGACGAGGAGGCGAAGCTGTTGCGCGCGGAGCTGGAGGCCGCGGACCTGCCTCCGCCTCCCGCGCCCGAGGAGCAGGTGCTGCGCCCGGAGTTCACCGCCGCGCTCACCGCCGCGCTGGGGCGTGCGGGCATCGCCTTCCGGCGCCAGGGCCGGGACCTGCTGGTGAAGCTGGCCTCGGGCGGCGTGGGCCGCGTGGACGTGGGCTCGCTGTATGCCGCGTACCAGGAGGCCCCGGGCACGCAGGGGCTCACCGCGCACGTGGAGGCGCTGGCTTCGCGGCTGGGCGGCTTGTCCTCGGGCGTGGGTGCCGCGGGCGTGTCCCTGGATGCGCTGCGCCCGGTGCTGCGGCCCTCGGGCTTCGTGGCGGGGACGCAGGGCGCGCTGTTCCGTCCGGGGCCCGCGGGCCTGGAGGTCTTCTACGTGCTGGAGGACGCGGAGTTCATGCGCTACCTGCCGGCCTCCGCGCTGAAGGACGCCGGGCTCACGCTCGAAGCGGTGGACGCGGCGGCGTGGCACAACCTGGAGCCGCGGCCCGCGGACGTGCGGCCCGTCGTCATCGACCAGGGGGAGGTGCGGCTGGCGGAGGCGTTCTCCGGCGTCTGGGCGGTGGCGGGCGGCGACGGGCACGACGGTGCACGGCTGCTCACGAAGTCGCAGCGCCGCAGGTTGGATGCCGCCACGGGCGGAGGTCCGCTGCGCGTGAGCCTGGGGCGTCGTGAGATGGCGCTCCTGTGCCGGGACGCGGATGGCGAATCGGTGCGGAGGCTCGCTGAGCTGGGACATGCGCCGGACGGCGTGCCCGGGCTGTTCGTGCTGGACGGAGACGCGCTGCGGGCTGCGTGA
- a CDS encoding DUF4230 domain-containing protein gives MAKNVSRALSLLAALALGALAAWGLLRPTAPRLPDTAAVVEQMREVARLETLDVSLYKKVTFTPEPQATDALWKDVLLWASYTLQNPHGRAIVFADAHLGFDFQRFDASHLHAVGTRVDVLLPPLQVTVALRPGETEVIDSNLDSAQTAQLLEKARLAFEKEVRQDRRLQEKARQSAERSLRGLLLTLGFREVRFVETLPVGSAG, from the coding sequence ATGGCGAAGAACGTCTCGCGAGCCCTGTCCCTCCTCGCCGCGCTGGCGCTCGGCGCCCTGGCAGCCTGGGGGCTGCTGCGTCCCACGGCTCCCCGGCTGCCGGACACGGCGGCGGTGGTGGAACAGATGCGCGAGGTGGCCCGGCTGGAGACGCTGGACGTGTCCCTCTACAAGAAGGTCACGTTCACGCCGGAGCCGCAGGCCACGGACGCGCTGTGGAAGGACGTGCTGCTCTGGGCCAGCTACACGCTCCAGAACCCGCACGGCCGCGCCATCGTGTTCGCGGACGCGCACCTGGGCTTCGACTTCCAGCGCTTCGACGCCAGCCACCTGCACGCCGTGGGCACGCGCGTGGACGTGCTCCTGCCGCCGCTGCAAGTCACGGTGGCGCTGCGGCCCGGGGAGACGGAGGTCATCGACTCCAACCTGGACAGCGCGCAGACGGCGCAGTTGCTGGAAAAGGCGCGCCTGGCCTTTGAAAAAGAGGTGCGGCAGGACCGGCGCCTCCAGGAGAAGGCGCGTCAGTCCGCGGAACGCTCGCTGCGAGGCCTGCTGCTCACGCTGGGCTTCCGCGAGGTGCGGTTCGTGGAGACCTTGCCGGTGGGGAGCGCGGGATGA
- a CDS encoding lanthionine synthetase C family protein translates to MDSLEPVTPLVPEAGLLRETVRGLARHVVASMDVQRTDRLFPCDPHAFQTNPLNVAYGACGTALFLHDALGEVPTAVREWLLAQPVTADVYPPGLYSGMAGVAWTFLELGLPERAWALLEHVPASPLAFAAADLFNGAAGWGLTALAFHLRTREEKALGWACLAAEHLLKSAERSPAGALYWREAGQPAIKLGFAYGASGVGFFLLSLWRVTNEARYLEAARRAMDFDLAHAKEREGAWVWGTATDDGGHRPYWLQGGGGIASALIRFFEVLQEERYLDAAHRAAKGCNVFFAAAPHLFEGLASMGETLLDLYRVTGEPRYLEQARRKATQTLLFRIERPEGLAFPGRHLLRISHDYGMGGAGIGLFLHRLVGQGPRRFHDLSPPK, encoded by the coding sequence ATGGACTCCCTCGAACCTGTGACGCCGCTCGTGCCGGAGGCCGGGCTGCTGCGGGAGACCGTGCGCGGGCTCGCGCGGCACGTGGTGGCGTCCATGGACGTGCAGCGGACGGACCGGCTCTTCCCGTGCGACCCGCACGCGTTCCAGACGAACCCGCTGAACGTGGCGTACGGCGCCTGCGGCACGGCGCTGTTCCTGCACGATGCGCTGGGCGAGGTGCCCACGGCCGTGCGCGAGTGGCTGCTCGCGCAGCCCGTGACCGCGGACGTGTATCCGCCGGGGCTCTATTCAGGCATGGCGGGCGTCGCGTGGACCTTCCTGGAGCTGGGCCTGCCCGAGCGGGCCTGGGCGCTCCTGGAGCATGTGCCCGCGTCGCCGTTGGCCTTCGCGGCGGCGGACCTGTTCAACGGCGCCGCGGGCTGGGGCCTGACCGCGCTGGCGTTCCATCTGCGCACGCGGGAGGAGAAGGCGCTGGGGTGGGCCTGTCTGGCGGCGGAGCACCTGCTGAAGTCCGCGGAGCGCTCTCCGGCGGGAGCGCTCTATTGGCGCGAGGCAGGCCAGCCCGCCATCAAGCTGGGCTTCGCATACGGCGCGAGCGGCGTGGGCTTCTTCCTGTTGTCGCTCTGGCGCGTCACGAACGAGGCGCGCTACCTGGAGGCGGCGCGGCGGGCGATGGACTTCGACCTGGCGCACGCGAAGGAGCGGGAGGGCGCCTGGGTCTGGGGTACGGCTACGGATGACGGAGGCCACCGGCCCTACTGGCTCCAGGGCGGAGGCGGCATTGCCTCCGCGCTGATCCGCTTCTTCGAGGTGCTTCAGGAGGAGCGCTATCTGGACGCCGCGCACCGGGCGGCGAAGGGCTGCAATGTGTTCTTCGCCGCGGCGCCCCACCTGTTCGAGGGGCTGGCTTCCATGGGTGAGACGCTGCTCGACCTGTATCGGGTGACGGGGGAGCCCCGCTATCTGGAGCAGGCTCGCAGGAAGGCGACGCAGACGTTGCTGTTCCGCATCGAGCGGCCGGAAGGGCTGGCGTTTCCGGGCCGGCACCTGCTGCGCATCAGCCACGACTACGGCATGGGCGGGGCGGGCATCGGGCTGTTCCTGCATCGATTGGTGGGGCAGGGGCCCCGGAGGTTCCACGACCTCTCCCCGCCGAAGTGA
- a CDS encoding helix-turn-helix domain-containing protein: MSDEDLPGRLARNLRTLRETRGATQVQLAKLAGVPRATWAHLESGAANPTLSVLHRVAGALQVSLEELLARPKASARHYRRDVLPARQRGAALLRKLLPDPLPGMEFDRMELPPRARITGVPHTPGTREYLACESGTLALVASGERFLLEAGDVVVFRGDQKHSYENPGTRTAVGYSVVLLAPSL, encoded by the coding sequence ATGAGCGACGAGGATCTTCCGGGCAGGCTGGCGCGCAACCTGCGGACTCTCAGGGAGACGCGAGGGGCCACGCAGGTGCAGCTCGCGAAGCTGGCGGGCGTGCCCCGGGCCACCTGGGCGCATCTGGAGTCCGGCGCGGCGAACCCGACGCTGTCGGTGCTGCACCGGGTGGCGGGGGCGCTACAGGTGTCCCTGGAGGAGCTATTGGCCCGGCCGAAGGCGAGCGCCCGGCACTACCGGCGCGACGTTCTGCCTGCGCGCCAGCGAGGCGCGGCTCTCCTGCGCAAGCTCCTGCCGGATCCGCTGCCGGGCATGGAGTTCGACCGGATGGAGCTGCCGCCCCGAGCACGCATCACCGGCGTGCCCCACACGCCGGGCACCCGTGAGTACCTGGCCTGTGAGTCCGGCACGCTCGCGCTGGTGGCCAGTGGCGAGCGCTTCTTGCTGGAAGCCGGAGACGTCGTCGTCTTCCGGGGGGACCAGAAGCACTCCTATGAGAACCCCGGCACGCGCACGGCGGTGGGCTACTCCGTCGTGCTGCTGGCGCCGTCGCTCTGA
- a CDS encoding DUF2270 domain-containing protein codes for MSVKEHRKNDLEQPEVSQQAMAQLYRGELSRSDTWRTRLDTTTNWALTTTAAVISFGFASPEGSHVTFLVGIWMVVSFLLIEARRYRYYDLWNRRVRLLEDGWWAPMLRREPVDPDALRELAVEMSRPQIQLSLVSAIATRLNRAYGPILIVLLVTWFFKVYSHPRPPRDFSDFVDRAHVAWIPGPVVMFALLFLTVGAAYLFTASFFIRAPLGELRTRPRGRRAALWESFYRPYAIQRRKRPRPTTGGRPSAPHPFDH; via the coding sequence ATGAGCGTCAAGGAGCACAGGAAGAACGACCTGGAGCAGCCCGAGGTCTCCCAGCAGGCCATGGCGCAGCTCTACCGTGGCGAGCTGAGCCGCTCGGACACGTGGCGGACGCGGCTGGACACCACCACGAACTGGGCGCTCACCACGACGGCGGCGGTCATCTCCTTTGGCTTCGCGTCACCGGAAGGCTCGCACGTCACGTTCCTGGTGGGCATCTGGATGGTGGTGTCCTTCCTGCTCATCGAGGCGCGGCGCTACCGCTACTACGACCTGTGGAACCGCCGCGTGCGTCTCTTGGAGGATGGCTGGTGGGCGCCCATGCTGCGGCGCGAGCCGGTGGATCCGGACGCGCTGCGCGAGCTGGCGGTGGAGATGTCCCGGCCGCAAATCCAGCTGTCGCTGGTGTCCGCCATCGCGACGCGGCTCAACCGCGCCTATGGACCCATCCTCATCGTCTTGCTGGTGACCTGGTTCTTCAAGGTCTACAGCCACCCGAGACCGCCGCGAGACTTCTCGGACTTCGTGGACCGGGCGCACGTGGCCTGGATACCGGGGCCGGTGGTGATGTTCGCGCTGCTGTTCCTCACCGTGGGGGCGGCGTATCTCTTCACCGCGTCCTTCTTCATCCGGGCGCCGCTGGGCGAGCTGCGCACCCGGCCGCGAGGGCGCCGGGCCGCGCTCTGGGAATCCTTCTACCGGCCCTACGCCATCCAGCGCCGCAAGCGCCCGCGACCCACGACGGGCGGGCGCCCCAGCGCGCCGCACCCGTTCGACCACTGA
- a CDS encoding O-acetyl-ADP-ribose deacetylase, with translation MTERLELIQGDITRVAADAIVNAANSGLSGGGGVDGAIHRAAGPELLAACRTLGRCPTGEARITRGYRLPAAHVIHAVGPSWWGGDRGEDELLASCYRSTFALMEQHGLRTVAFPAISTGAYGFPIERAAPIALREIRAALARRPELERVTVVLFSEQDLKVYQRALGA, from the coding sequence ATGACGGAACGGTTGGAGTTGATCCAGGGAGACATCACGCGCGTCGCGGCGGACGCGATCGTGAACGCGGCGAACTCCGGCCTGTCGGGTGGCGGCGGCGTGGACGGTGCCATCCACCGCGCGGCGGGGCCGGAGCTGCTCGCGGCGTGCCGCACGCTGGGCCGCTGTCCCACCGGAGAGGCGCGCATCACGCGGGGCTACCGGCTGCCCGCGGCCCACGTCATCCACGCGGTGGGCCCCTCATGGTGGGGCGGGGACCGCGGCGAGGACGAACTGCTGGCCTCGTGCTACCGGAGCACGTTCGCGTTGATGGAGCAGCACGGGCTGCGCACGGTGGCGTTCCCCGCAATCTCCACGGGCGCCTACGGCTTCCCCATTGAACGGGCCGCGCCCATCGCGCTGCGTGAAATCCGCGCGGCCCTGGCGCGGCGGCCGGAGCTGGAGCGCGTCACCGTGGTCCTCTTCAGCGAGCAGGACTTGAAGGTGTATCAGCGGGCGCTGGGCGCGTAG
- a CDS encoding response regulator, producing MPSSHDAITALSGLLSDEGERITRLWSKRLRAETYDVEVPGRDLRAPLRHLLDELARLLEDRGEDAVRLWPEVVRSHGAFRYDQNFEPEDLTREFKSLQEVLLYVYARRNGGAIDADVAELVSELVWEADASAQASYARVLKTEEVRFREAAVMESVLNHVEVGILLAETDGMVSFASPPVSRLMGVPMRAVVGARAASSLGPVLMQVNARHPTGEPFKVQDMPFLRALREKAPVRGVMMQLERPGGGDATLEMSATPVWEEDNVLAGVIQTFSDRTEAAVKTKALENAHDEVRRLQGQLLRRTRQQALGQLASGAAHALNNFLNVLRLRITLLQREYKPEHVEALDKTVRQIGELVARLQEFSVQRTEERLANVPVDQTVREALELARGELEQREHPVHAELDLGFPWGVKVDAGFFRELIVNLLLSARDRMEGGGTLVVRTRPRGEDWLEMRLEDGGRPYAQDELVGLFDPLRRDPGAPQFSLFLAVARTQVQRWGGELTVENRRDGSGASFIVRLPRFGEGTAGMPLPSEPQPSRMPGPPPHIPMRARRVLVVDDDLDNARMMAEVLGEEGYDVQVAHSPEVALHMWERNPYDAALLDAVMPEMTGWELARELRRHTPQALLAIVTGMDVRGQNRASLAQVDAVFRKPIDVGALDDFLSQNRSEEEPSSEPVETHDATH from the coding sequence GTGCCTTCCTCTCATGACGCCATCACCGCGCTGTCGGGGCTGCTCTCGGACGAGGGCGAGCGCATCACGCGCCTGTGGTCCAAGCGCCTGCGCGCGGAGACGTACGACGTGGAGGTCCCCGGCCGGGACCTGCGCGCGCCGCTGCGCCATCTGCTGGATGAGCTTGCCCGGCTGCTCGAGGACCGGGGCGAGGACGCCGTGCGGCTGTGGCCGGAGGTGGTGCGCTCCCACGGGGCCTTCCGGTACGACCAGAACTTCGAACCGGAGGACCTGACCCGCGAGTTCAAGTCGCTCCAGGAGGTGCTGCTCTACGTCTACGCGCGCCGCAACGGGGGCGCCATCGACGCGGACGTGGCGGAGCTGGTGTCGGAGCTCGTCTGGGAAGCGGACGCGTCCGCGCAGGCCTCCTACGCGCGCGTGCTCAAGACGGAGGAGGTGCGCTTCCGCGAGGCGGCGGTGATGGAGTCGGTGCTCAACCACGTGGAGGTGGGCATCCTCCTGGCGGAGACGGACGGGATGGTGTCCTTCGCCTCGCCGCCGGTGAGCCGCCTGATGGGCGTGCCCATGCGCGCGGTGGTGGGCGCGCGCGCCGCCAGCTCGTTGGGGCCCGTGCTCATGCAGGTCAACGCGCGGCATCCCACGGGAGAGCCCTTCAAGGTGCAGGACATGCCCTTCCTGCGCGCGCTGCGCGAGAAGGCTCCGGTGCGCGGCGTGATGATGCAGCTGGAGCGCCCCGGCGGCGGGGACGCCACGCTGGAGATGAGCGCCACGCCGGTGTGGGAGGAGGACAACGTCCTGGCCGGCGTCATCCAGACCTTCAGCGACCGCACGGAGGCGGCCGTGAAGACCAAGGCCCTGGAGAACGCGCACGACGAGGTGCGCAGGCTCCAGGGACAGCTGTTGCGGCGCACCCGCCAGCAGGCCCTGGGACAGCTGGCGAGCGGCGCCGCGCACGCGCTCAACAACTTCCTCAACGTGCTGCGGCTGCGCATCACGCTCCTGCAGCGCGAATACAAGCCCGAGCACGTGGAGGCGCTGGACAAGACGGTGCGCCAGATTGGCGAGCTGGTGGCGCGGCTGCAGGAGTTCAGCGTGCAGCGCACCGAGGAGCGCCTGGCCAACGTGCCGGTGGACCAGACGGTGCGCGAGGCGCTGGAGCTGGCCCGGGGCGAGCTGGAGCAGCGCGAGCACCCGGTGCACGCGGAGCTGGACCTGGGCTTCCCGTGGGGCGTGAAGGTGGACGCGGGCTTCTTCCGCGAGCTCATCGTCAACCTGCTCCTGTCCGCGCGCGACCGGATGGAGGGCGGCGGCACGCTGGTGGTCCGCACCCGTCCCAGGGGCGAGGACTGGCTGGAGATGCGCCTGGAGGACGGCGGGCGTCCCTACGCGCAGGACGAACTGGTGGGCCTGTTCGACCCGCTGCGCAGGGATCCGGGCGCGCCGCAGTTCTCGCTGTTCCTGGCCGTGGCGCGCACGCAGGTGCAGCGCTGGGGCGGAGAGCTGACGGTGGAGAACCGGCGCGACGGCTCGGGGGCGAGCTTCATCGTGCGGCTGCCGCGCTTCGGCGAAGGCACGGCGGGCATGCCCCTGCCCTCCGAGCCGCAGCCCTCGCGGATGCCAGGGCCTCCGCCGCACATTCCCATGCGAGCGCGCCGCGTGCTGGTGGTGGACGACGACCTGGACAACGCGCGGATGATGGCCGAGGTGCTGGGCGAGGAGGGCTACGACGTGCAGGTGGCGCACAGCCCGGAGGTGGCCCTGCACATGTGGGAGCGGAATCCGTACGACGCCGCGCTGCTGGACGCGGTGATGCCGGAGATGACGGGCTGGGAGCTGGCGCGCGAGCTGCGGCGGCACACGCCCCAGGCGCTGCTGGCCATCGTCACCGGCATGGACGTGCGGGGACAGAACCGCGCGAGCCTCGCGCAGGTGGACGCCGTGTTCCGCAAGCCCATCGACGTGGGCGCGCTGGACGACTTCCTCTCCCAGAACCGGAGCGAGGAGGAGCCCTCCTCCGAACCGGTGGAAACTCACGACGCGACGCATTGA
- a CDS encoding 2OG-Fe(II) oxygenase produces MELTDVEAEALGSQGYFVRDAFLGEARALAARAAALARVEAGMLKPAGIRRGADHALDRSVRGDHIEWVLPGAAPELEALWHRFQALGEAVSTGSYLGLGRFDVQLACYPGGGAHYTRHRDAFPGRSNRRLTAVWYANADWKPEHGGVLRLFPEDTGAPVDVAPVLDRLVVFLSERLEHEVMPVHAPRLALTAWFYGPGT; encoded by the coding sequence ATGGAGCTGACGGACGTGGAGGCGGAGGCCCTGGGTTCCCAGGGATACTTCGTGCGGGACGCCTTCCTTGGTGAGGCGCGGGCGCTGGCGGCAAGGGCCGCGGCGCTCGCGCGAGTGGAGGCCGGAATGCTGAAGCCCGCAGGCATCCGGCGCGGCGCGGACCACGCGCTTGATAGGTCCGTACGTGGCGACCACATCGAGTGGGTATTGCCCGGCGCGGCCCCCGAGCTCGAAGCCCTGTGGCACCGCTTCCAGGCATTGGGAGAGGCCGTGTCCACGGGCTCATACCTGGGGCTGGGCCGCTTCGACGTGCAGCTCGCCTGTTATCCCGGCGGCGGCGCGCACTACACCCGCCATCGCGATGCGTTTCCGGGCCGGTCCAACCGCCGCCTCACCGCCGTCTGGTACGCGAACGCGGATTGGAAGCCGGAGCACGGCGGCGTGCTGCGCCTCTTTCCGGAGGATACCGGCGCCCCGGTGGACGTGGCGCCGGTGCTGGACCGCCTGGTGGTGTTCCTGAGCGAGCGGCTGGAGCATGAGGTGATGCCCGTCCACGCCCCCCGCCTGGCCCTCACCGCCTGGTTCTACGGCCCGGGCACGTAA